In the genome of Aspergillus luchuensis IFO 4308 DNA, chromosome 2, nearly complete sequence, one region contains:
- the RIB7_1 gene encoding RibD family protein (COG:H;~EggNog:ENOG410PMP3;~InterPro:IPR002734,IPR024072;~PFAM:PF01872;~go_function: GO:0008703 - 5-amino-6-(5-phosphoribosylamino)uracil reductase activity [Evidence IEA];~go_process: GO:0009231 - riboflavin biosynthetic process [Evidence IEA];~go_process: GO:0055114 - oxidation-reduction process [Evidence IEA]), with product MDSLNFPTEDRAFLEPHLPPKDGNPSSSSSSLPFTTLTFATSLDSQLALAPGTRTVLSGPQSKAMTHYLRSRHDAILIGVGTAVADNPGLNCRLAGVGGYGSEGLAGQPRPIIIDPSARWEFTAQSKIFELARNGRGRAPFIVTAAETAPSAAQKEVLESHGGKFIALPMGVGSDGAHRIDWTALLKCLVREGLKSVMIEGGGSIINSLLEPGCQSLVDSVIVTIAPTWLGQGGVVVSPKRRVEGGVIVPASRLTGVKWYPFGEDVVLCGRIKGSE from the coding sequence ATGGATAGCCTCAACTTCCCCACCGAAGACCGCGCCTTCTTGGAACCCCATCTCCCACCCAAAGATggcaatccatcatcatcatcatcatcactccccttcaccaccctcaccttCGCCACATCCCTCGACTCACAATTAGCTCTGGCCCCGGGCACGCGGACCGTGCTGTCCGGCCCGCAATCCAAAGCCATGACGCACTATCTACGCTCGCGCCATGACGCTATTCTTATCGGCGTAGGCACCGCCGTGGCCGATAACCCCGGCCTGAACTGTCGATTGGCAGGGGTAGGCGGATACGGCTCCGAAGGTTTGGCGGGCCAACCCCGAccaatcatcatcgacccctCAGCCAGATGGGAGTTTACGGCGCAGTCAAAGATCTTTGAGCTAGCGAGGAATGGGCGCGGCAGGGCTCCGTTCATCGTTACGGCTGCGGAGACGGCGCCTTCTGCGGCTCAGAAGGAGGTACTGGAGAGTCATGGGGGGAAGTTTATTGCGTTGCCGATGGGGGTGGGTTCGGATGGTGCGCATCGGATTGATTGGACTGCGTTGTTAAAGTGTCTTGTACGGGAGGGGCTAAAGAGTGTGATGATTGAGGGGGGTGGTTCAATCATCAACTCGTTGCTTGAGCCGGGATGTCAGTCGTTGGTGGATTCGGTGATTGTTACGATTGCTCCGACTTGGTTGGGCCAGGGGGGCGTGGTGGTCTCACCGAAGAGGAGAGTCGAGGGGGGTGTGATTGTTCCAGCTTCGAGGCTGACCGGCGTGAAGTGGTATCCGTTTGGGGAGGATGTAGTGCTTTGTGGGAGGATTAAGGGGTCTGAGTAG
- a CDS encoding uncharacterized protein (COG:S;~EggNog:ENOG410Q1KJ;~InterPro:IPR032675), with the protein MSDFFLMEDVWDEICEYLETGDLNSICLTSRTLNRVFTRYLYRKIQWDWNGKMSRYRIMSLWTTLVRNKDTRSRLCGLIREVHLLGRSPPQKTRINESPGIQECSSDLTSITKNDKMPFHQEIDYLRFIAGSIIESSKDRSDWYKSIAARNVYAMVALLLPFLHNLRSLKLDYTFLVNGGLPGVIIERLTSGHNIYSAELRNNFDHLKEIDYGTNALQNNLPRLRDNTHVPSCFSSQVIPIFRLQKIKHLKVWLRSHHGLQLERVPGIQMDYTALKTLILDHVSRMDCALFKILHGMKNLRTLHLGLNNDEGNSWYHAIPTYKDGECILNGLEALYECLEHLSISFSSTPLGREITSDIDLWGVLFRSLMPGFFQGFTRLKTLELPVQLLNGFQDIEVSCINRGLPVTLERLGLRWDFQYVGREDGSNSHTVRVLQKLLANFLRLSDRHRRVPLLQEVIIRLFISDDGPDIAVEECDDLIEKFNMYVGVRFDYMRPGLWTNGP; encoded by the coding sequence ATGTCTGACTTTTTTCTTATGGAAGATGTCTGGGATGAGATTTGCGAGTATCTCGAGACCGGGGACCTCAACAGCATTTGCTTGACATCCCGCACACTAAATCGTGTTTTCACTCGCTATCTCTATCGAAAGATTCAATGGGATTGGAATGGCAAGATGTCTCGATACCGTATCATGTCGCTGTGGACAACTCTTGTCCGAAATAAGGACACACGCAGCCGCCTGTGTGGCTTAATCCGAGAGGTGCACTTACTGGGGCGCAGTCCTCCCCAGAAGACTCGGATTAATGAGAGTCCTGGGATTCAAGAGTGCAGTTCTGACCTGACCTCTATCACTAAGAATGATAAGATGCCCTTTCATCAGGAAATCGACTATCTTCGATTTATTGCGGGCAGTATTATTGAAAGCTCGAAGGACCGTTCAGATTGGTACAAGTCCATTGCAGCACGAAACGTCTACGCCATGGTGGCCCTCCTCCTACCTTTTCTCCATAATCTAAGGTCACTCAAGCTCGATTACACCTTCCTTGTTAACGGCGGACTTCCTGGAGTGATAATTGAACGCCTCACTTCTGGtcacaatatatattccgCAGAGTTGCGAAATAACTTTGACCACCTCAAAGAAATCGATTACGGAACCAACGCACTACAAAACAATCTTCCACGTTTGCGTGATAACACACACGTTCCGAGTTGTTTTTCATCACAAGTGATCCCAATATTTCGATTACAAAAGATCAAGCACCTCAAAGTCTGGCTACGTAGCCATCATGGTCTTCAGCTCGAGCGGGTTCCAGGTATTCAAATGGACTATACGGCACTCAAAACCCTTATCCTGGACCACGTTTCAAGAATGGACTGCGCTCTCTTCAAGATTTTACATGGAATGAAAAACCTTCGCACTCTTCACCTTGGTTTGAACAACGATGAGGGCAATTCTTGGTATCATGCTATACCCACTTACAAAGATGGAGAATGCATTCTGAATGGACTGGAAGCATTATATGAGTGTCTGGAGCACCTCTCAATCAGCTTCTCTAGCACACCATTAGGCCGGGAGATTACCAGTGACATCGACTTATGGGGTGTTTTATTCAGATCTTTGATGCCTGGATTCTTTCAGGGTTTTACTCGGCTCAAAACACTCGAATTACCGGTCCAGCTGCTTAATGGATTCCAGGATATAGAAGTGTCTTGTATAAATCGAGGCTTACCAGTAACACTGGAAAGGCTTGGCTTACGGTGGGACTTTCAATatgtgggaagggaagacgGGTCGAACTCCCATACAGTGCGCGTTCTCCAGAAACTGTTGGCGAATTTCCTTCGGTTGTCGGACCGTCATCGGCGGGTGCCTCTATTGCAGGAAGTGATTATCCGTCTGTTTATCAGCGATGATGGGCCTGACATAGCAGTAGAGGAATGTGACGACTTGATTGAGAAATTCAACATGTATGTTGGAGTTCGCTTTGATTATATGCGACCAGGACTCTGGACGAACGGACCTTGA
- a CDS encoding putative aromatic-L-amino-acid decarboxylase (COG:E;~EggNog:ENOG410PFTU;~InterPro:IPR021115,IPR002129,IPR010977,IPR015424, IPR015421,IPR015422;~PFAM:PF00282,PF01212;~go_function: GO:0003824 - catalytic activity [Evidence IEA];~go_function: GO:0016831 - carboxy-lyase activity [Evidence IEA];~go_function: GO:0030170 - pyridoxal phosphate binding [Evidence IEA];~go_process: GO:0006520 - cellular amino acid metabolic process [Evidence IEA];~go_process: GO:0019752 - carboxylic acid metabolic process [Evidence IEA]): MDREQFREAAHSAIDDIINYFDDLPNQRVLPTIEPGYLRPLIPTSPPENPEPWSAIQSDIETKIKPGITHWQSPNFMAFFPAGVTYPSILGEMYSAAFTAPAFNWLCSPACTELETIVMDWLAQALALPECFLSTSENRGGGVIQVTASDTVATMMIAARERRVTEIVVSEGFKPDTVEYEDRMMELRSRLVALASNQAHSSTAKGALLAGTRFRSVEARLEDNLEMTGERLRDVLEGLDRNNLTPYFITLGLGTTNSCAVDRFREIKAVLAEKEHWKRIWVHIDAAYAGAALVADEWQYLSKEFAEGVDSFNMNMHKWLLVNFDASCLFIRNREDLTNALDITPAYLRNHYSDSGKVTDYRNWSMSLGRRFRALKIWFVMRSYGLTGMKDYIRKSIGLGETFAGLVRSRADLFEIITTPAFGLTVFRIKSPKSGTTMVEAENGVLVAQPDEAANELTKEVYELVNSRGEIFITSTVICKVYAIRVVSTNPAAEEKYVRRAFEILVETAEEVIKRG; the protein is encoded by the exons ATGGATCGCGAACAATTCCGGGAGGCCGCCCATTCGGCCATTGACGACA TAATCAACTACTTCGATGACCTCCCGAACCAGCGcgtcctccccaccatcGAACCAGGCTACCTCCGCCCCTTAATCCCGACCTCACCCCCCGAGAACCCCGAACCATGGAGCGCCATCCAATCGGACATTGAAACCAAGATTAAGCCGGGCATCACGCACTGGCAATCCCCCAATTTCatggccttcttccccgcaggTGTCACTTATCCCAGTATTCTGGGTGAAATGTACAGCGCAGCCTTCACAGCCCCCGCATTCAACTGGCTTTGCTCCCCGGCATGCACGGAACTTGAGACAATCGTGATGGACTGGCTTGCTCAGGCGCTCGCATTGCCGGAATGTTTCCTCAGCACGTCAGAGAACCGCGGAGGAGGTGTGATCCAGGTTACGGCGAGTGATACCGTcgcgacgatgatgattgcTGCGAGGGAAAGGCGCGTGACTGAGATTGTGGTCAGTGAGGGGTTCAAGCCTGATACGGTGGAGTATGAGGATCGGATGATGGAGTTGAGGAGTCGGTTGGTCGCGTTGGCGAGTAACCAGGCGCATAGCAGTACGGCGAAGGGAGCGTTGCTGGCGGGAACGAGGTTTAGGAGTGTCGAAGCGAGGTTGGAGGATAACTTGGAGATGACTGGGGAGAGGTTGAGGGATGttttggaggggttggaTCGGAATAACCTGACGCCTTATTTCATTACCTTGGGTCTTGGTACGACGAATTCGTGTGCCGTTGATCGGTTCAGGGAGATCAAGGCTGTATTGGCCGAGAAGGAGCATTGGAAGAGGATTTGGGTCCATATCGATGCTGCTTATGCCGGTGCGGCGCTGGTCGCAGATGAGTGGCAGTATCTTTCGAAGGAGTTCGCCGAGGGAGTCGACAGCTTCAATATGAATATGCACAAGTGGCTGTTGGTTAACTTTGATGCCAG TTGCCTCTTCATTCGCAACCGCGAAGACCTCACCAACGCCCTGGACATCACCCCTGCCTACCTGCGCAATCACTACTCCGACTCCGGCAAGGTTACCGACTACCGTAACTGGAGCATGTCTCTGGGCCGTCGGTTCCGTGCCCTGAAGATCTGGTTTGTCATGCGCAGCTACGGTCTCACCGGCATGAAGGACTATATCCGCAAGTCCATAGGACTGGGAGAGACTTTTGCGGGTCTGGTCCGCAGTCGGGCTGATCTGTTTgagatcatcaccactccTGCCTTCGGGTTGACTGTGTTCCGAATTAAGAGCCCCAAGTCGGGGACGACGATGGTGGAAGCTGAGAATGGTGTTCTTGTTGCGCAGCCGGATGAGGCTGCGAACGAGTTGACCAAGGAGGTGTATGAATTGGTCAACTCTCGAGGAGAGATCTTCATTACTTCGACCGTTATCTGTAAGGTTTATGCTATTCGGGTTGTGAGTACGAACCCGGCAGCCGAGGAGAAGTACGTTAGGAGGGCATTTGAGATTTTGGTCgagacggcggaggaggtcaTTAAGCGGGGGTAG